Proteins encoded together in one Qingshengfaniella alkalisoli window:
- the pnp gene encoding polyribonucleotide nucleotidyltransferase, with protein MFNVTKKSMEWGNETLTLETGKVARQADGSVIATLGETSVMANVTFAREQKPGQDFFPLTVHYQEKYYAAGKIPGGFFKREARPTEKETLTARLIDRPIRPLFVPGFKNEVLVMCTVLSHDLVNDPDIVAMIAASAALTISGVPFMGPIAGARVGFANGEYVLNPDVEDMQDLRANPEQRLDLVVAGTQDAVMMVESEAYELSEAEMLGAVKFGHDAIKPVIDLIVALAEDAAKEPFDFTPPDYSELYEAVKAAGEDQMRAAFALTDKQERTTAIAEAREAIKSALTEEQLEDANLSSAFKKLESSILRGDIISGGARIDGRDRNTVRPIVSEVGILPRTHGSALFTRGETQGLVVTTLGTGDDEQFIDALHGNFKSNFLLHYNFPPYSVGEVGRVGSPGRREIGHGKLAWRALQAVLPAPTDFPYTIRVVSEITESNGSSSMASVCGGSLSMMDAGVPLKAPVAGVAMGLILEDDGQFAVLTDILGDEDHLGDMDFKVAGTSEGITSLQMDIKVAGITPEIMEQALAQAKDGRLHILGEMSKAITEAGSFSTHAPRIETMNIPTDKIREVIGSGGKVIREIVETSGAKVDINDDGVIKIASSDGEAIQKAYDMIYSIVAEPEEGKIYKGKVVKIVDFGAFVNFFGKRDGLVHVSQIENRRLNHPSDVLKEGQDVWVKLLGFDDRGKVRLSMKVVDQETGEEAKKEEEQAEE; from the coding sequence ATGTTCAACGTCACAAAGAAATCGATGGAATGGGGCAACGAGACCCTCACGCTGGAAACGGGCAAGGTTGCCCGTCAGGCCGACGGCTCTGTCATCGCCACTCTGGGCGAAACCTCCGTCATGGCCAACGTCACGTTCGCACGTGAACAAAAGCCCGGTCAGGACTTTTTCCCGCTGACCGTACATTACCAGGAAAAATACTACGCTGCCGGCAAGATCCCTGGCGGCTTCTTCAAGCGCGAGGCCCGTCCGACCGAGAAGGAAACGCTGACCGCGCGCCTGATCGACCGTCCGATCCGCCCGCTTTTCGTACCCGGCTTCAAGAACGAAGTGCTGGTCATGTGCACCGTGCTGTCGCATGACCTGGTCAACGATCCCGACATCGTCGCGATGATTGCCGCATCTGCCGCGCTGACCATCTCCGGCGTTCCGTTCATGGGCCCGATTGCGGGCGCACGCGTCGGTTTCGCCAATGGCGAATACGTGCTGAACCCCGATGTCGAAGACATGCAGGATCTGCGCGCGAACCCCGAACAGCGCCTCGACCTGGTCGTCGCGGGTACACAAGATGCCGTGATGATGGTCGAATCCGAAGCCTACGAGCTGTCCGAGGCTGAAATGCTCGGCGCCGTGAAATTCGGTCATGACGCCATCAAGCCGGTTATCGACCTGATCGTTGCTCTGGCTGAAGACGCAGCGAAAGAGCCCTTCGACTTCACCCCACCGGATTATTCCGAGCTTTACGAAGCCGTGAAGGCCGCCGGTGAAGACCAGATGCGCGCCGCTTTCGCATTGACCGACAAGCAGGAACGCACGACCGCCATCGCGGAAGCACGCGAAGCGATCAAATCCGCGCTGACCGAAGAGCAGCTCGAGGACGCAAACCTCAGCTCCGCTTTCAAGAAGCTGGAATCGAGTATCCTGCGCGGTGACATCATTTCGGGCGGTGCCCGTATCGACGGTCGTGACCGCAACACGGTGCGCCCCATCGTGTCCGAGGTAGGCATCCTGCCCCGCACGCACGGTTCCGCGCTGTTCACACGCGGTGAAACGCAGGGTCTGGTCGTGACCACGCTGGGCACGGGCGATGATGAGCAGTTCATCGACGCGCTGCACGGCAACTTCAAATCGAACTTCCTGCTGCACTACAACTTCCCTCCCTACTCGGTCGGCGAAGTTGGCCGCGTCGGTTCGCCCGGTCGCCGTGAAATCGGCCACGGCAAACTGGCATGGCGCGCACTGCAGGCGGTTCTGCCCGCACCGACGGACTTCCCCTACACGATCCGCGTGGTTTCCGAGATCACCGAATCCAACGGCTCGTCCTCGATGGCGTCCGTCTGCGGTGGCTCGCTGTCGATGATGGATGCCGGCGTTCCGCTAAAAGCACCGGTTGCCGGTGTTGCCATGGGTCTGATCCTGGAAGATGACGGGCAGTTCGCTGTCCTGACCGACATTCTGGGTGACGAAGACCATCTCGGCGACATGGACTTCAAGGTCGCAGGCACCTCCGAGGGCATCACGTCCTTGCAGATGGACATCAAGGTCGCAGGCATCACGCCCGAGATCATGGAGCAGGCATTGGCCCAAGCCAAGGACGGTCGTCTGCACATCCTGGGCGAGATGTCGAAAGCCATTACGGAGGCCGGCAGCTTCTCGACCCACGCCCCGCGCATCGAGACAATGAACATCCCGACCGACAAGATCCGTGAAGTGATCGGTTCGGGCGGCAAGGTCATCCGCGAGATCGTTGAAACTTCAGGTGCCAAGGTCGACATCAACGACGACGGCGTGATCAAGATCGCGTCCAGCGACGGTGAAGCCATCCAGAAGGCCTATGACATGATCTATTCGATCGTGGCGGAGCCTGAAGAGGGCAAGATCTACAAGGGCAAGGTCGTGAAGATCGTCGATTTCGGCGCCTTCGTGAACTTCTTCGGAAAGCGCGACGGGCTGGTCCATGTCAGCCAGATCGAAAACCGTCGCCTG
- the rpsO gene encoding 30S ribosomal protein S15: MSITAEDKARVMKEYATKDGDTGSPEVQVAILTSRITTLTEHFKTHKKDNHSRRGLLKLVAQRRKLLDYLNAKDAQRYQDLIKRLGLRR, translated from the coding sequence ATGTCGATCACTGCTGAAGATAAAGCCCGCGTCATGAAAGAATACGCGACCAAGGACGGCGACACCGGTTCGCCCGAAGTTCAGGTCGCTATCCTCACATCGCGGATCACGACGCTGACCGAGCACTTCAAGACCCACAAGAAGGATAACCATTCCCGCCGTGGCCTCCTGAAGCTCGTTGCACAGCGTCGGAAGCTTCTGGACTATCTGAACGCGAAGGACGCACAGCGCTATCAGGACCTGATCAAGCGCCTCGGCCTGCGCCGCTAA
- a CDS encoding DUF1643 domain-containing protein: protein MITRTHMKGDADSIAIYSDCERYRYALTRVWDTAGRKALFVMLNPSTATEVQNDPTVERCERRARTLGYGSFRVCNIFAWRDTDPKKMRAAADPVGPENDAAISEACLWADDVICAWGTHGAHLDRGPSVETLIRATGVSPLHLGLSKAGHPKHPLYLPYAQQPEPWNATA from the coding sequence ATGATTACACGCACGCATATGAAGGGCGACGCCGACTCCATCGCCATCTATTCCGACTGTGAACGCTACCGCTATGCGCTTACGCGGGTCTGGGACACGGCGGGGCGCAAGGCGCTGTTCGTGATGCTGAACCCGTCAACCGCGACCGAGGTGCAGAACGACCCGACCGTGGAACGCTGCGAACGGCGGGCACGGACGTTGGGATACGGGTCGTTCCGCGTGTGCAATATCTTCGCGTGGCGCGACACCGACCCCAAGAAGATGCGCGCGGCAGCCGACCCGGTCGGGCCAGAAAACGATGCGGCCATTTCCGAGGCCTGCCTGTGGGCCGATGATGTGATCTGTGCGTGGGGTACACACGGCGCGCATCTGGACCGTGGGCCATCGGTCGAAACCCTGATCCGCGCGACAGGCGTATCGCCATTGCATCTGGGACTGTCCAAGGCGGGCCACCCGAAGCACCCGCTTTACCTGCCCTACGCGCAGCAGCCGGAGCCTTGGAACGCTACGGCCTGA
- the truB gene encoding tRNA pseudouridine(55) synthase TruB produces the protein MGRRRKGRDISGWLIVDKPAGLTSNAVVNKVRWAFDAKKAGHAGTLDPEATGVLAVALGEATKTVPYVTDALKAYTFTVRLGQATNTDDAEGEVIAQSDLRPTTEDIEAALPGFVGDIMQVPPQYSAVKIDGERAYKLARDGEDLELAARPLFVESLTLLGRPDDDHVTLEMVCGKGGYVRAIARDLGAELGCYGHVRELRRVWSGPFDAEDGVSMEEIEAKAKDPALDELLEPLEVGLADLPELPCTAEGATRLRHGNPGMVIASDVEYGDEAWASYQGQPVAVGIYKAGELHPTRVFNI, from the coding sequence ATGGGGCGCAGGCGCAAGGGGCGTGACATTTCGGGCTGGCTCATCGTCGACAAGCCTGCGGGCTTGACCTCCAACGCGGTGGTCAACAAGGTCCGCTGGGCGTTCGACGCGAAGAAGGCGGGCCATGCGGGCACGCTGGATCCCGAAGCGACCGGCGTTCTGGCCGTCGCGCTTGGCGAAGCAACCAAGACCGTTCCATATGTGACAGACGCGCTGAAGGCCTACACCTTCACCGTCCGGCTGGGTCAGGCGACCAACACTGATGATGCCGAGGGCGAAGTCATTGCACAGAGCGACCTGCGACCCACCACGGAAGATATCGAGGCCGCCCTGCCCGGTTTTGTCGGCGACATCATGCAAGTGCCGCCACAGTATTCCGCCGTGAAGATCGACGGCGAACGGGCCTACAAACTGGCCCGCGACGGCGAAGACCTTGAACTGGCAGCACGTCCACTGTTCGTCGAAAGCCTGACGCTTTTGGGACGGCCCGATGACGATCACGTCACGCTGGAAATGGTCTGCGGTAAGGGCGGTTACGTCCGCGCGATCGCCCGCGACCTGGGGGCCGAACTCGGCTGTTACGGCCATGTCCGCGAGTTGCGCCGCGTCTGGTCCGGTCCCTTCGATGCCGAAGACGGTGTCAGCATGGAAGAAATCGAAGCCAAGGCCAAAGACCCCGCGCTGGACGAACTGCTTGAGCCGTTGGAAGTCGGATTGGCCGACCTGCCCGAACTGCCCTGCACGGCTGAAGGCGCAACCCGACTGCGCCACGGCAACCCCGGCATGGTCATCGCCTCTGATGTCGAATACGGCGACGAGGCTTGGGCGTCCTATCAAGGCCAGCCCGTCGCGGTGGGTATCTACAAGGCGGGTGAGCTGCATCCAACACGGGTATTCAATATCTGA
- a CDS encoding phosphodiester glycosidase family protein translates to MTAIFRSLLIALGCIATPVLAVASPECRQIDSGGNGFTACSVDDPSSLRLWLKDADGQVYGSFSKLADDLAHSGQTLTFAMNAGMYHSDRRPVGLYRENGENTASLVTSKGPGNFGMLPNGVLCIDDDRVEVIETLDFDQRQPKCRFATQSGPMLLIDGQFHPRFLRDSDSRKIRNGVGVDEAGRAHFVLSDRPVTFWEFATLFRDVLNTPNALYLDGTISRLYAPSIHRDDLGFPMGPIVGTVAPSG, encoded by the coding sequence ATGACGGCGATCTTTAGGTCGCTGCTGATCGCCCTGGGATGCATCGCGACGCCGGTTCTGGCGGTCGCCTCTCCCGAATGCCGTCAGATCGATAGCGGCGGCAACGGCTTTACCGCCTGCAGCGTCGATGATCCCTCCTCGCTCCGTCTGTGGCTGAAAGATGCTGACGGCCAGGTCTATGGCAGTTTCAGTAAGCTCGCGGACGACCTCGCGCACAGCGGTCAGACACTGACCTTCGCGATGAATGCGGGCATGTATCATTCCGATCGCCGCCCCGTGGGGTTGTATCGCGAAAACGGCGAAAACACTGCCAGCCTGGTGACCTCAAAGGGGCCCGGCAATTTCGGGATGCTGCCCAATGGCGTGCTCTGCATCGATGACGACCGCGTGGAAGTGATCGAGACGCTGGACTTCGATCAACGCCAGCCCAAGTGCCGCTTCGCCACCCAGTCCGGTCCGATGTTGCTGATCGACGGTCAGTTCCACCCGCGCTTCTTGCGGGATTCGGATTCGCGCAAGATCCGCAATGGGGTTGGCGTGGACGAGGCCGGTCGGGCCCATTTTGTACTGTCCGACAGGCCGGTGACCTTCTGGGAATTCGCGACCCTGTTCCGGGATGTGCTGAATACACCGAATGCGCTGTATCTGGACGGAACGATTTCCCGGCTCTATGCCCCTTCGATCCACCGCGACGATCTGGGCTTTCCGATGGGGCCGATTGTCGGTACCGTCGCGCCATCCGGTTGA
- the rbfA gene encoding 30S ribosome-binding factor RbfA encodes MGKNKHHDGSGPSQRQLRVGEVIRRSLSEILMRGDIHDPDLNRLSITVGEVRTSPDLKIATAFVLPLGGKGADEALQILRNNRHEIRRAVGKATKLKFAPEIRFVIDDTFDRMDETRRLFSQENVQRDLREAEDDGDL; translated from the coding sequence ATGGGTAAGAACAAACATCACGACGGGTCTGGCCCGTCCCAGCGGCAGCTTCGCGTGGGCGAGGTGATCCGTCGCAGCCTGTCCGAAATCCTGATGCGTGGCGACATCCACGACCCCGACCTGAACCGGCTTTCGATCACGGTGGGAGAGGTCAGGACGTCGCCCGACCTGAAAATCGCCACGGCCTTCGTTCTGCCGCTCGGCGGCAAAGGCGCGGATGAGGCGTTGCAGATCCTGCGCAATAACCGCCACGAGATCCGCCGTGCGGTCGGCAAGGCGACCAAACTCAAATTTGCGCCGGAGATCCGCTTCGTGATCGACGATACTTTCGACCGGATGGATGAAACACGCCGCCTGTTTTCTCAGGAAAACGTGCAGCGCGATTTACGTGAAGCGGAAGATGACGGCGATCTTTAG
- the dapB gene encoding 4-hydroxy-tetrahydrodipicolinate reductase has protein sequence MSNRPRIAITGVSGRMGQMLVKNVSDNDAVELSGAIERTDHEWVGQDVGVAMGGQPLNLAVTDDAAQAIAAADVVIDFTAPTATLAFAELAARHGTAHVIGTTGMNDEQLASIANSARKTAIVRAGNMSLGVNLLVGLTRRVAAALDEDFDIEVVEAHHRYKVDAPSGTALMLGEAAAEGRGVKLRDVADRGRDGITGARKRGDIGFTAIRGGDVVGEHDVIFAADGERIVIRHLATDRGIFSRGAVKAAIWAVGKPAGEYSMANVLGLE, from the coding sequence ATGTCCAACCGTCCCCGTATCGCGATCACAGGTGTCTCTGGCCGGATGGGGCAGATGCTGGTCAAGAACGTGTCCGACAATGATGCAGTCGAGTTGTCCGGTGCCATTGAGCGCACTGATCACGAATGGGTCGGCCAGGACGTGGGTGTTGCGATGGGCGGGCAGCCATTGAACCTGGCGGTCACGGATGATGCGGCGCAGGCGATTGCTGCAGCGGATGTGGTGATCGACTTTACAGCTCCGACTGCGACGCTGGCTTTCGCCGAACTGGCGGCACGGCACGGCACGGCGCATGTCATCGGCACAACCGGCATGAACGACGAGCAACTGGCTAGCATCGCAAACTCTGCCCGGAAAACCGCCATTGTCCGAGCGGGCAACATGAGCCTTGGCGTGAACCTGCTGGTCGGGCTGACGCGTCGTGTAGCGGCCGCGCTTGACGAAGATTTCGACATCGAAGTGGTCGAGGCGCATCACCGCTACAAGGTGGACGCACCGTCTGGCACGGCGCTGATGTTGGGCGAAGCAGCCGCCGAGGGTCGCGGTGTCAAGCTGCGCGATGTTGCTGACCGTGGCCGCGACGGGATCACGGGTGCCCGCAAGCGGGGGGATATCGGTTTCACGGCAATCCGGGGTGGCGATGTGGTCGGCGAACACGATGTAATCTTCGCGGCGGACGGAGAACGGATCGTCATACGTCACTTGGCAACGGATCGCGGGATCTTTTCGCGCGGCGCGGTCAAGGCCGCGATCTGGGCTGTCGGGAAACCTGCGGGCGAGTATTCTATGGCCAATGTTCTTGGGCTGGAATGA
- a CDS encoding ribonuclease HII translates to MTVSLPDFSREALLYRHGVKRIAGVDEVGRGPLAGPVTAAAVWLDPNNIPDGLNDSKKLSPKRREALFEMLLQEADVSIAHASVAEIDEHNILRASHMAMMRALAGLKGRADYAFIDGTLKPKGLNLPADMIVKGDAKAQSIAAASIVAKVARDRIMAELDHAFPHYGWATNAGYPTVAHKLALKEHGVTPHHRRSFRPVHNILYPDTIVTS, encoded by the coding sequence ATGACCGTTTCGTTGCCGGATTTCTCGCGTGAGGCGCTGCTGTATCGTCATGGCGTGAAGCGGATCGCTGGCGTGGATGAAGTCGGTCGAGGTCCGCTTGCGGGGCCGGTGACGGCTGCGGCTGTGTGGTTAGACCCGAACAACATCCCCGATGGGTTGAACGATTCGAAAAAGCTTAGCCCCAAGCGTAGGGAAGCATTGTTCGAGATGCTGTTGCAGGAGGCTGATGTGTCCATTGCGCATGCCAGCGTCGCGGAAATTGATGAACATAATATTCTACGTGCTTCGCACATGGCGATGATGCGTGCGTTGGCGGGGCTGAAGGGCCGGGCGGACTATGCGTTTATCGACGGGACGCTGAAGCCCAAGGGTTTGAACCTGCCGGCGGATATGATCGTGAAAGGGGATGCGAAAGCGCAATCCATCGCGGCCGCATCGATTGTCGCCAAAGTGGCGCGTGACCGGATCATGGCAGAGCTCGACCATGCATTCCCGCATTACGGATGGGCAACGAATGCGGGCTACCCGACCGTCGCCCATAAACTGGCGTTGAAAGAACATGGGGTCACACCACATCATAGGCGTTCTTTCCGGCCGGTCCACAATATCTTGTATCCAGACACAATCGTAACATCTTGA
- a CDS encoding site-specific DNA-methyltransferase → MMTKTKTEAAKLPLNQILCGDSIELMNSLPEGTVDLIFADPPYNLQLRGDLHRPDNSRVDAVDDAWDQFASFKVYDQFTQEWLAAARRLLKPNGAIWVIGSYHNIFRVGAALQNQGYWILNDVVWRKSNPMPNFRGKRLTNAHETLIWASKDENSKYTFNYEALKALNEGTQMRSDWVLPICSGHERLKNSEGEKAHPTQKPESLLHRVLVGTTNPGDVVLDPFFGTGTTGAVAKKLGRNFIGLERDAGYIEVARNRLGKVRKFDSESLEVTKSKRAEPRVPFGQLVERGMLSPGETLTSLNGRHSARVRADGTLIAKDVRGSIHQVGAALESAPSCNGWTYWCFRRDGKTVPIDLLRQQIRSEL, encoded by the coding sequence GTGATGACAAAGACCAAGACAGAAGCGGCCAAGCTGCCGCTCAATCAGATTCTGTGCGGCGATAGCATTGAATTGATGAACAGCTTGCCGGAGGGCACTGTTGATCTGATTTTCGCCGATCCGCCCTACAATCTGCAGCTGCGGGGTGATTTGCATCGCCCCGACAACAGCCGCGTGGATGCGGTTGATGACGCGTGGGACCAGTTCGCCAGCTTCAAGGTTTATGACCAGTTCACACAAGAGTGGCTGGCAGCGGCGCGTCGGTTGCTGAAGCCTAATGGTGCCATCTGGGTGATTGGATCCTATCACAACATTTTTCGCGTGGGCGCGGCACTTCAGAACCAAGGCTATTGGATTTTGAACGATGTGGTGTGGCGCAAATCCAACCCGATGCCAAACTTCCGCGGTAAGCGCCTGACTAACGCGCATGAGACGTTGATCTGGGCCTCGAAAGACGAGAATTCTAAATACACCTTCAATTACGAGGCGCTGAAAGCGCTGAATGAAGGTACGCAGATGCGGTCTGACTGGGTGCTGCCGATTTGCAGCGGCCATGAACGGTTGAAGAATTCCGAGGGTGAGAAGGCGCATCCCACCCAGAAGCCCGAGTCGCTTTTGCACCGTGTTCTGGTTGGTACGACCAATCCGGGTGATGTTGTTCTGGACCCGTTCTTCGGCACCGGCACCACGGGCGCGGTCGCCAAGAAGTTGGGGCGCAATTTCATCGGGCTGGAACGTGATGCGGGCTACATTGAGGTTGCGCGCAACCGTCTTGGCAAGGTCCGCAAGTTCGACAGCGAGTCGCTCGAGGTCACCAAGTCCAAGCGGGCCGAACCGCGTGTCCCCTTCGGCCAGCTGGTCGAGCGGGGCATGCTAAGCCCCGGCGAAACCCTGACCTCACTGAACGGTCGTCACTCCGCGCGGGTCCGCGCGGATGGGACGCTGATCGCAAAGGATGTGCGCGGTTCGATCCATCAGGTCGGCGCAGCGCTGGAAAGCGCGCCAAGTTGCAATGGCTGGACCTATTGGTGCTTCCGCCGCGACGGTAAGACCGTGCCGATCGACCTGCTGCGGCAGCAGATTCGGTCAGAACTTTAA
- the mutY gene encoding A/G-specific adenine glycosylase, whose translation MREAANPSDLLAWYDRHARSLPWRVSPADRKAGAIPEPYHVWLSEIMLQQTTVAAVKSYFERFTRRWPSVIALANAEDAEIMAEWAGLGYYARARNLLKCARVIRDDLAGAFPRTRDELIQLPGVGPYTAAAISAIAFDAPSTVVDGNVERVMARLHRIETPLPKAKPELTAFADTLTPLERPGDYAQAVMDLGATICTPRNPACGICPWQAPCKARAAGITNELPRKEPKKPKPVRYGIAYVVRRLDGAWLLETRPDKGLLGGMLGWPGSDWSDQPLEAPPINAEWIEMPSEVRHTFTHFHLRLRVLFAEVALASEPKHGEFVAKLAPSSLPTVMRKVYDVVKNQLDAPPTQKASGAQ comes from the coding sequence TTGCGTGAAGCCGCTAACCCCTCCGACCTACTGGCCTGGTATGACCGGCACGCCCGCAGCTTGCCCTGGCGTGTCAGCCCTGCCGATCGCAAGGCCGGTGCAATACCCGAACCGTACCACGTCTGGCTGTCAGAAATCATGCTGCAACAAACCACCGTCGCGGCCGTAAAATCCTATTTCGAGCGCTTCACCCGGCGCTGGCCATCCGTCATCGCCCTGGCAAATGCCGAAGACGCTGAAATCATGGCGGAATGGGCGGGGCTTGGCTACTATGCACGCGCGCGAAACCTTTTGAAATGCGCGCGAGTCATTCGTGACGACCTGGCGGGTGCTTTCCCGCGAACGCGAGACGAGTTGATCCAGTTGCCTGGTGTCGGCCCCTACACGGCTGCGGCGATCTCCGCGATTGCGTTCGACGCGCCAAGTACCGTCGTCGACGGGAATGTAGAGCGCGTCATGGCACGGCTGCATCGTATCGAGACACCGCTGCCCAAGGCAAAACCCGAACTGACCGCTTTTGCAGATACGTTGACGCCACTGGAACGACCTGGCGATTACGCGCAAGCGGTCATGGACCTTGGCGCGACGATCTGCACACCACGCAATCCCGCCTGCGGCATCTGCCCCTGGCAGGCGCCCTGCAAGGCGCGCGCGGCGGGTATCACGAACGAACTGCCGCGCAAGGAACCCAAGAAGCCCAAACCTGTCAGATACGGGATCGCCTATGTGGTTCGTCGGTTAGACGGGGCGTGGCTGCTGGAAACGCGGCCCGACAAAGGGCTGCTTGGTGGGATGCTCGGCTGGCCCGGAAGCGACTGGTCCGATCAGCCACTGGAGGCGCCCCCCATCAACGCCGAATGGATCGAAATGCCTTCGGAGGTGAGACACACCTTCACGCATTTCCATCTGCGCTTGCGCGTACTATTCGCGGAGGTCGCCCTGGCAAGCGAGCCGAAACATGGTGAATTTGTAGCGAAGCTGGCACCATCATCGCTGCCAACGGTGATGCGCAAGGTCTATGATGTGGTGAAAAATCAGCTGGACGCGCCGCCAACACAAAAGGCCAGCGGCGCGCAGTGA
- a CDS encoding DUF721 domain-containing protein: MAQKTQSTYPRRRRGKGFTKAGGLVQTQIRKVGETRGFAVSRLVTHWAEVVGDDIAKLCQPLKVSYAKGGMGGTLTVLTRGAAAPMVQGYLPSIRDRVNACYGYNAISRVSVTQTAPMGFAEGQTPFTYRRTQPVVPAPQDHPKAREAAAGVSDPGLRAALESLGANIMNDTNN; the protein is encoded by the coding sequence ATGGCCCAGAAGACCCAATCCACTTATCCCCGACGCAGACGCGGTAAAGGGTTTACGAAGGCTGGCGGCCTTGTGCAAACCCAGATCCGTAAGGTAGGCGAAACACGCGGGTTCGCAGTGAGCCGGTTGGTCACTCACTGGGCCGAGGTGGTGGGCGATGATATCGCAAAGCTGTGCCAGCCTCTGAAAGTTTCCTATGCCAAGGGTGGCATGGGTGGCACGCTGACTGTCCTGACCCGAGGCGCGGCTGCGCCGATGGTGCAAGGTTACTTGCCGTCGATCCGCGACCGCGTGAATGCGTGCTACGGCTATAACGCCATCTCGCGTGTCAGTGTGACGCAGACTGCACCAATGGGCTTCGCAGAAGGCCAGACTCCCTTCACATACCGGCGAACGCAGCCTGTCGTACCTGCGCCACAGGATCATCCGAAGGCGCGCGAAGCGGCGGCGGGCGTATCCGATCCCGGATTGCGAGCGGCGCTTGAATCGCTTGGTGCCAACATCATGAACGATACGAACAATTGA
- a CDS encoding DsbA family protein, with translation MNRREFSALMLASAGGAAIGAPAAFAQDAPEIVEMALGAEDAPVTIVEYASFTCPHCANFHTTVFKDLKTNYIDTGKVRFIYRDVYFDRFGLWAAMVARCGGEMRFFGIADMLYSRQKEWIGEGDPATVVDNLKRIGKTAGLTDEALDACLQDGAKAEALVAWYEENAKADDISSTPSFIVNDEKFSNMSYDDFAKAIDERV, from the coding sequence ATGAACAGACGTGAATTTTCTGCCCTGATGCTGGCGAGCGCCGGTGGTGCCGCTATTGGCGCACCGGCTGCATTTGCTCAGGACGCGCCGGAAATCGTTGAAATGGCGTTGGGCGCGGAAGATGCGCCGGTGACGATTGTTGAATACGCGTCATTCACGTGTCCGCACTGCGCGAATTTCCACACGACGGTCTTCAAGGACCTTAAAACTAACTACATCGACACCGGAAAGGTCCGGTTCATCTATCGTGATGTTTATTTCGACCGCTTCGGCTTGTGGGCGGCAATGGTCGCACGTTGCGGCGGCGAGATGCGGTTTTTCGGGATCGCTGATATGCTGTACAGCCGTCAGAAGGAATGGATCGGTGAAGGCGACCCGGCGACCGTCGTGGATAATCTGAAGCGTATCGGCAAGACAGCAGGTCTGACGGACGAGGCGCTCGATGCCTGTCTGCAAGATGGCGCGAAGGCCGAGGCGCTGGTCGCCTGGTATGAAGAGAACGCCAAGGCGGATGACATCAGTTCCACGCCCAGCTTCATCGTCAACGACGAGAAGTTCAGCAATATGAGCTATGATGACTTCGCGAAAGCCATAGACGAGCGGGTCTGA